One genomic window of Spirochaetia bacterium 38H-sp includes the following:
- a CDS encoding nucleoside-diphosphate kinase, whose translation MSKANITRTLCLVKPDGVRRGLTGDILSRFERAGLRIVGLKLLVPTDEIARKHYRYEDIAVRHGEDVWNRLVSFLCSGPVVAFVLEGVDVVPVVRKMCGSTEPAASPPGTIRGDFCHHTYEYTNLKQGSVRNLIHASATDEEADYEISVWFEPSELVSYKKADHAEHFLDE comes from the coding sequence ATGAGTAAAGCTAATATTACACGTACTTTATGTCTTGTTAAGCCAGATGGTGTAAGACGCGGACTTACAGGTGATATTTTGAGCAGGTTTGAGAGGGCAGGGCTCAGGATTGTAGGCCTTAAGCTGCTTGTGCCTACGGATGAGATTGCTCGTAAGCACTACAGGTATGAGGATATTGCTGTTCGTCATGGCGAGGATGTCTGGAATAGGCTTGTGTCATTTTTGTGTTCCGGGCCTGTTGTGGCCTTTGTTTTGGAGGGAGTGGATGTTGTTCCTGTTGTCAGAAAGATGTGCGGTTCTACAGAGCCTGCTGCTTCTCCTCCTGGAACTATAAGAGGTGATTTCTGTCATCATACCTATGAGTATACCAATCTTAAACAGGGGAGTGTGAGAAATCTAATCCATGCGTCTGCCACGGATGAAGAGGCAGATTATGAGATTTCCGTGTGGTTTGAGCCTTCTGAGCTTGTATCTTATAAGAAGGCCGATCATGCAGAGCACTTTCTGGACGAATGA
- the argA gene encoding amino-acid N-acetyltransferase, which yields MKLQKHIELIREVFHYLRRYNGAVFVIKVDYGVLSEERAFMLVSDIALLKQAGIHVVLVPGAKQRIDQVCSQYGISWEEKDGIRISSDEAMPFIEMAAFDVSTRLMTILTGHGINAVVGNWVRALGLGVIDGVDYMRTGRVDRVDIEPVNKLLKDGLVPIFPCVGWNSRGKAYNISSNELAMTIASQLAADKLFYVLDSFDFSSSALIIPPDVETGEGGVISKLTVSQAEQLCAINPKGTPGLEHISHAAAACRSGVERVHIVDGRVDGALLKEIFSNVGMGLMVHSHEFESIRPMAEEDIPDVLRIMEPLIEQGILLPRSREQMLREYRSFYVYDIDGSVHACAALYLYGSDGELGGLAVDSAYAGSGIGSKLTRFIIEQARSAGLKRLFALTTRAVDWFESLGFSLTSPDSLPEERKARYTSSRKSRVYVLNL from the coding sequence ATGAAGCTGCAGAAGCATATTGAGCTTATACGCGAGGTTTTTCACTATCTTAGGCGCTATAATGGAGCCGTTTTTGTAATCAAGGTGGATTACGGTGTCCTGTCAGAAGAGCGCGCTTTTATGCTTGTAAGCGATATTGCACTTTTAAAGCAGGCTGGTATTCATGTGGTTCTTGTCCCGGGAGCCAAGCAGAGGATAGATCAGGTGTGCTCTCAGTATGGTATAAGCTGGGAAGAGAAGGATGGTATAAGGATTTCTTCTGATGAGGCTATGCCTTTTATAGAGATGGCTGCCTTTGATGTATCCACGCGACTTATGACTATTCTTACAGGTCATGGGATAAATGCCGTAGTGGGTAACTGGGTAAGAGCTCTTGGACTTGGTGTAATAGATGGTGTGGATTATATGAGAACCGGCCGTGTGGACAGGGTGGATATAGAGCCTGTTAATAAGCTGTTAAAGGATGGGCTTGTTCCTATTTTCCCTTGTGTGGGTTGGAACTCGCGTGGCAAAGCTTATAATATTTCTTCCAATGAGCTTGCAATGACCATTGCCAGTCAGCTTGCAGCTGATAAGCTTTTTTATGTTCTTGATTCTTTTGATTTTTCTTCTTCTGCTTTGATTATCCCTCCCGATGTGGAGACAGGGGAGGGAGGCGTCATATCCAAGTTGACGGTTTCTCAGGCGGAGCAGTTATGCGCTATCAATCCAAAGGGAACTCCGGGTTTGGAACATATCTCCCATGCTGCAGCTGCATGCCGCTCAGGAGTAGAAAGGGTGCATATTGTGGATGGCCGTGTTGACGGGGCTCTCCTTAAGGAAATTTTTTCCAATGTGGGTATGGGACTTATGGTACACAGCCATGAGTTTGAAAGTATACGTCCTATGGCAGAAGAGGATATTCCTGATGTGCTGAGGATTATGGAGCCTCTTATAGAGCAGGGGATTTTGCTTCCCAGAAGCAGGGAGCAGATGCTCAGGGAGTATCGCAGCTTTTATGTCTATGATATAGATGGCAGTGTGCATGCCTGTGCAGCCTTATATCTGTACGGTTCTGACGGGGAACTTGGCGGTCTTGCTGTGGATTCTGCTTATGCTGGTTCTGGTATTGGTAGCAAACTAACCCGTTTTATAATAGAGCAAGCAAGGAGTGCTGGACTTAAGAGACTTTTTGCTCTTACTACGCGTGCTGTGGACTGGTTTGAATCATTGGGCTTTTCTCTTACTTCTCCGGACAGCCTGCCGGAAGAAAGAAAGGCTCGTTATACAAGCAGTAGAAAATCACGTGTATATGTCTTAAACCTATAA
- a CDS encoding ROK family transcriptional regulator, whose protein sequence is MANAKTINAINISRVLRYLWHNPAKSRTEIAESLGLDKSTITKIISVLEAQNLIVAVSEGTSGPKGGRKPIFLSINPEFGVVMGIEIHTTTFTAVLVDLGGNIVYSKDDKLADGEGLNAVLIKTIQSVLRDAKDRNLRVLGIGIGLSGLINPYKGLIIRSNPLDITEPVSIRSDLEKYFEMPVFIENDANCCCWADLTFNRGEKTGNAMFILSEFRQTSTHKLPYQGVAIGMGYIINNRVIHGDSFSTGEFKSILWKHPNNSQFSITDEEIKKIPDPNVLEAVILELAVHVAFIVNNIDIRRIVICGELEKYKEDMEKVFLREIQHNWTYPNQTHAVIEMSPMREKTVAYGAAGFFIEHLFRVPEISPTEDNLPAGIELFEPMFKEKEE, encoded by the coding sequence ATGGCTAACGCAAAAACAATCAATGCGATTAACATATCGCGGGTACTAAGGTATCTGTGGCACAATCCTGCAAAAAGCAGGACAGAGATTGCAGAGAGCCTCGGTCTGGATAAGTCCACTATAACCAAGATTATATCAGTATTGGAAGCACAAAATCTTATCGTAGCGGTTTCAGAGGGAACTTCCGGTCCAAAGGGTGGAAGAAAGCCCATTTTTTTGAGCATCAATCCAGAGTTTGGTGTGGTGATGGGGATTGAGATTCATACCACAACCTTTACCGCTGTGCTGGTGGACCTGGGTGGCAATATTGTATATTCCAAGGACGACAAGTTAGCAGACGGAGAAGGTCTAAATGCGGTTCTTATAAAGACAATACAGTCTGTTTTGCGTGATGCCAAAGACCGCAATCTAAGAGTCCTGGGTATAGGTATTGGACTTTCTGGGCTAATAAATCCATACAAAGGACTGATTATACGCTCCAATCCTCTTGATATAACAGAGCCTGTTTCAATACGCTCCGACCTTGAGAAATATTTTGAGATGCCTGTTTTTATAGAAAACGATGCCAATTGTTGCTGCTGGGCAGACCTTACATTTAACAGAGGGGAAAAGACTGGTAATGCAATGTTTATCCTATCTGAGTTCCGGCAGACATCCACTCACAAGCTGCCATATCAGGGGGTGGCCATAGGTATGGGCTATATAATCAATAACCGTGTTATACACGGTGATTCTTTTTCTACCGGCGAGTTTAAAAGCATATTGTGGAAACACCCCAATAATTCCCAGTTCAGTATCACTGATGAGGAGATAAAAAAAATACCTGACCCTAATGTGCTTGAAGCAGTCATATTGGAGCTTGCCGTTCATGTGGCATTTATTGTCAACAATATAGACATAAGACGTATAGTAATCTGTGGAGAACTTGAAAAATATAAAGAAGATATGGAAAAAGTATTTCTCAGGGAAATCCAGCACAATTGGACATATCCCAATCAGACACACGCTGTTATAGAGATGTCTCCAATGAGAGAAAAAACAGTGGCATATGGGGCCGCAGGATTTTTTATAGAACACCTTTTCCGTGTTCCGGAGATTTCTCCCACAGAAGACAACCTGCCGGCAGGAATAGAACTCTTTGAACCTATGTTTAAAGAAAAAGAAGAATAG
- the ileS gene encoding isoleucine--tRNA ligase, producing the protein MYKPVDPRVSFPKMEEEVLEFWNKEKIFEKSVENRKNSDEFVFYDGPPFATGLPHFGHFVPGTVKDIIPRYQTMRGKRVERRFGWDCHGLPVEYEMEKELGISGKREIEDYGVDKFNESCRSIVLRYVKEWRQIVTRMGRWVDFDNDYKTMEPDYMETIWWVIKQLWEKGLLYEGYYILPYCPRCSTVLSNHELNLGGYKDVHDPAITVRFKLRDDNPRGWDNTYILAWTTTPWTLPSNLALALGPDIDYVRVKDGDDFYVLAKARLSAYYKSEEEYIVVDEFKGADLIGFDYEPLFPYFSELAENGAFKTREGDFVSTEDGTGIVHIAPGFGEDDYRILKDTGVPVVCPVDAEGCFTDEIPDYKGIFVKDADKEIIARLRGEGKLVKRDQYLHAYPHCWRCKSPLIYRAISSWFVAVEKFKDRMLAANEQIYWMPSHIKHGRFGKWLENARDWAISRNRYWGNPIPIWKCDSCGHMDCIGSREELKEKSGVWPDDLHKHYVDSITYTCSCGGTMKRVPEVLDCWFESGAMPYAQNHYPFENKEKFEKHFPADFICEGIDQTRGWFYTLVILSTALFDKPPFLNNITTGLVLAQDGKKMSKSERNYTDPKDVIDTFGADALRLFLMSSAVVRAEELRYSDDGVKEILKTVLIPLWNAYSFFVTYANIDGIKPSSAPKSVNNPLDIWILSESSKLVEDVTRELDRYDLVKAIEPIVAFVDSLNNWYIRRSRRRFWKSENDDDKVEAYDTLWTVLITLVKVAAPFVPFITEEIYRNLRTENMPISVHLCDWPVADSSMRDELLEKKMALVRKAVSLGRALRSEHSIKTRQPLKAIYLITREDEERKILLEMEEIIREELNVKDVVYRENEDDVVEYSAKPNYPVLGKKLGKKMKLAAEKIAALSTAEIKSILDGSVLSLDLDGEVLELGENEIVIHRSEKAGLKVLNEGTLTVALDTELTPELIREGIARDFIRAVQNMRKEKGLDVSDRIRLFYNAGSEVKEAVEDFRDYVSNETLAISIDFIDDKTELVSVTCGEQDCFIGLEKNEG; encoded by the coding sequence TTGTATAAGCCGGTGGATCCACGTGTGTCTTTCCCCAAGATGGAGGAAGAGGTTCTTGAGTTTTGGAACAAAGAAAAGATTTTTGAAAAGTCAGTAGAAAACAGAAAAAATTCCGATGAGTTTGTTTTTTATGACGGTCCTCCCTTTGCTACCGGGTTGCCTCACTTTGGCCATTTTGTTCCCGGTACTGTAAAGGATATTATACCCAGATATCAGACTATGCGCGGCAAGAGGGTAGAACGCCGTTTTGGTTGGGACTGCCATGGACTGCCGGTTGAGTATGAGATGGAGAAGGAGCTTGGTATATCCGGTAAGCGCGAGATTGAGGATTACGGTGTGGATAAGTTTAACGAGTCCTGCCGCTCCATTGTGCTACGCTATGTTAAAGAGTGGCGTCAGATTGTTACCAGAATGGGGCGTTGGGTAGATTTTGATAACGATTATAAAACCATGGAACCGGATTACATGGAGACAATCTGGTGGGTTATAAAGCAGCTCTGGGAAAAGGGTCTTCTCTATGAAGGGTACTATATCCTGCCATATTGTCCTCGCTGTTCTACTGTTCTTTCCAACCATGAGCTTAATCTGGGCGGATACAAGGATGTGCATGACCCTGCAATCACTGTAAGGTTTAAGTTGAGAGACGATAATCCGCGCGGATGGGATAATACTTATATCCTTGCATGGACAACAACTCCATGGACACTCCCTTCCAACCTGGCTTTGGCTCTAGGACCTGATATAGACTATGTGCGTGTAAAGGATGGTGATGATTTTTATGTTCTGGCAAAGGCAAGACTTTCTGCCTACTACAAGAGCGAAGAGGAATATATAGTTGTAGATGAGTTTAAGGGTGCTGACTTGATAGGTTTTGATTATGAGCCTCTTTTCCCGTACTTTTCAGAGCTTGCGGAGAATGGTGCCTTTAAGACAAGAGAAGGGGACTTTGTAAGCACTGAGGACGGTACGGGTATTGTCCATATTGCTCCCGGATTTGGTGAGGATGACTACAGGATTCTCAAGGATACAGGTGTGCCCGTAGTGTGCCCCGTGGATGCAGAAGGCTGTTTTACGGATGAGATTCCGGATTATAAGGGCATATTTGTAAAGGATGCTGATAAGGAGATAATAGCACGTCTCAGAGGGGAGGGGAAGCTTGTAAAGCGCGATCAGTATTTGCATGCATATCCTCATTGCTGGAGATGTAAGTCTCCTCTTATCTATAGAGCCATAAGTTCATGGTTTGTTGCTGTAGAAAAGTTTAAGGACAGAATGCTTGCAGCAAATGAGCAGATATATTGGATGCCCTCTCATATCAAGCATGGACGCTTTGGCAAGTGGCTGGAGAATGCGAGAGACTGGGCTATATCGCGTAACAGATATTGGGGTAATCCTATACCGATATGGAAGTGTGATTCTTGTGGTCATATGGACTGCATAGGGTCAAGAGAAGAGCTCAAAGAAAAAAGCGGTGTGTGGCCTGATGACCTCCATAAGCATTATGTTGATAGTATAACATATACTTGTTCCTGTGGTGGAACAATGAAAAGAGTTCCTGAGGTGCTTGACTGCTGGTTTGAATCCGGTGCCATGCCATATGCTCAAAATCACTATCCGTTTGAAAACAAAGAAAAGTTTGAGAAACATTTCCCTGCGGATTTTATCTGTGAAGGTATAGATCAAACAAGGGGCTGGTTTTATACTCTGGTTATCCTTTCTACTGCATTGTTTGACAAACCGCCTTTTCTTAATAACATAACCACGGGTCTTGTTCTTGCCCAAGATGGCAAAAAGATGAGCAAATCGGAGAGAAACTATACTGATCCCAAAGATGTTATAGATACCTTTGGTGCTGATGCCCTGAGGCTGTTTCTCATGAGCTCTGCTGTGGTAAGGGCTGAGGAGTTAAGATACAGTGATGACGGAGTAAAAGAAATCCTAAAGACAGTGTTGATACCTCTTTGGAATGCTTATAGTTTCTTTGTTACTTATGCCAATATAGATGGAATAAAGCCTTCTTCTGCTCCCAAGTCTGTAAACAATCCTCTTGATATATGGATTCTGTCGGAGTCTTCAAAGCTTGTAGAAGATGTAACAAGAGAACTTGATAGATATGACCTTGTAAAGGCTATAGAGCCTATTGTTGCCTTTGTTGATAGTCTCAATAACTGGTATATAAGGCGTTCTAGAAGAAGATTCTGGAAGTCCGAGAATGATGACGATAAGGTAGAGGCTTATGATACACTCTGGACAGTGCTTATAACTCTTGTAAAGGTAGCAGCTCCTTTTGTTCCTTTTATCACAGAAGAGATATACAGAAATCTTAGAACAGAGAATATGCCCATATCAGTGCATCTCTGCGATTGGCCTGTTGCTGATTCTTCTATGAGGGATGAGCTTCTTGAGAAGAAGATGGCTCTTGTCAGAAAAGCTGTCAGCCTTGGTCGTGCGTTGAGAAGCGAGCACAGCATAAAAACCAGACAACCTCTCAAAGCCATATATCTGATAACAAGAGAAGATGAAGAAAGAAAAATTCTCCTTGAGATGGAAGAAATCATAAGAGAAGAACTCAATGTCAAAGATGTCGTGTACAGAGAAAACGAGGATGATGTTGTAGAATACTCTGCAAAACCCAACTATCCTGTTCTTGGTAAAAAACTTGGGAAAAAGATGAAACTTGCCGCAGAAAAGATAGCCGCTCTTTCTACTGCAGAGATTAAGAGTATTCTTGATGGTTCTGTCCTTTCTTTGGATTTGGATGGCGAGGTATTGGAACTGGGGGAAAATGAGATAGTCATTCACAGAAGCGAAAAGGCTGGTCTTAAGGTGCTTAACGAAGGTACTCTCACTGTTGCTCTTGATACTGAGCTTACACCGGAACTCATAAGAGAAGGCATTGCAAGGGACTTTATACGTGCAGTACAGAATATGAGAAAAGAAAAGGGGCTTGATGTTTCTGACAGAATAAGGCTTTTCTACAATGCAGGCTCAGAGGTAAAAGAGGCTGTAGAAGATTTTAGAGATTATGTGTCCAACGAGACGCTCGCAATTTCTATTGATTTTATTGATGATAAAACAGAGCTTGTCTCTGTAACCTGTGGTGAACAGGATTGTTTTATCGGATTAGAGAAGAACGAGGGTTAA
- the hisH gene encoding imidazole glycerol phosphate synthase subunit HisH, giving the protein MTNTDVVVVDYEAGNLKSVETALRELGVSYIISSEPETVLSAPRVIFPGVGEAGAAMNVLNKTGLDEALKSFFSSGKPFLGICIGCQLVLEHSEESDTDTLGIVPGRVVAFDSKMGLKVPHMGWNTVSRIAEHKIWDGIPSGSSFYFVHSFYPVPDVSVDALGKTDYGVSFTSAFCKDNLIAVQFHPEKSGPYGLKLLSNFFSL; this is encoded by the coding sequence ATGACCAATACGGATGTTGTTGTGGTGGATTATGAGGCAGGTAACTTGAAGTCAGTAGAAACTGCCTTAAGGGAACTGGGGGTATCATATATTATATCTTCTGAGCCGGAGACAGTGCTGTCTGCTCCTCGTGTTATTTTCCCGGGAGTGGGAGAGGCTGGTGCGGCGATGAATGTTCTAAATAAAACCGGACTTGATGAGGCACTCAAATCTTTTTTTTCTTCTGGAAAGCCTTTTCTTGGTATTTGCATTGGGTGTCAGCTTGTTCTTGAGCACTCGGAAGAAAGTGATACTGATACCTTGGGTATTGTTCCTGGTAGGGTAGTTGCTTTTGACAGCAAAATGGGTTTAAAAGTGCCTCACATGGGGTGGAACACCGTATCACGGATAGCAGAACATAAGATATGGGATGGTATTCCATCTGGTTCTTCTTTTTATTTTGTGCATTCTTTTTATCCTGTGCCCGATGTTTCTGTTGATGCACTTGGTAAAACTGACTACGGTGTATCTTTTACATCTGCTTTCTGTAAGGATAATCTGATTGCTGTACAGTTTCATCCCGAGAAGTCCGGGCCTTATGGTCTTAAACTTCTCTCCAACTTTTTTTCTCTGTAG
- the hisF gene encoding imidazole glycerol phosphate synthase subunit HisF: protein MFSRRIIVCLDVRDGKTTKGIKFKGNVDIGDPVDMAEEYYRQGVDELVFYDITASAEKRGIMIDVVARVAEKIFIPFCVGGGIGSVSDMRDVLLAGAEKVSVNSQAVKNPAIIEEGAALFGRQCVVLGMDAARDEDMPSGYRVVINGGRTPTELDALAWAKQAERLGAGEIVLNSIDADGTQDGYELNLTRMISEAVGVPVVASGGAGRPEHLASVFTDAKADAALIASMVHYGTYTIPQIKRYLAERDIPVRMDGIPG from the coding sequence ATGTTTTCCAGAAGGATTATTGTTTGTCTGGATGTTAGAGATGGGAAAACTACCAAGGGAATCAAGTTTAAGGGAAACGTAGATATAGGCGATCCTGTAGATATGGCTGAGGAGTATTATAGACAGGGAGTAGATGAGCTTGTTTTTTATGATATAACTGCTTCTGCTGAGAAACGCGGGATAATGATAGATGTTGTTGCCCGTGTCGCAGAGAAGATTTTTATTCCGTTTTGTGTTGGAGGTGGGATAGGTAGTGTGTCAGATATGAGAGATGTACTTCTTGCGGGGGCCGAGAAGGTTAGTGTAAACAGTCAGGCTGTCAAGAATCCTGCTATAATTGAGGAAGGAGCAGCTCTTTTTGGTAGGCAGTGCGTTGTGTTGGGGATGGATGCCGCACGTGATGAGGATATGCCGTCAGGATATAGGGTTGTTATAAATGGTGGTAGAACACCTACAGAGCTTGATGCCCTTGCATGGGCAAAACAGGCAGAACGACTTGGTGCAGGTGAGATTGTACTCAACTCAATAGATGCGGATGGTACACAAGACGGTTATGAGCTTAACCTCACACGCATGATATCTGAGGCTGTCGGTGTCCCTGTCGTTGCATCAGGAGGTGCAGGAAGGCCAGAGCATCTTGCTAGTGTTTTTACGGATGCAAAGGCAGATGCAGCACTTATAGCTTCTATGGTGCATTATGGTACGTATACTATCCCTCAGATAAAGCGATATCTTGCAGAAAGGGATATACCTGTAAGAATGGATGGTATTCCTGGCTGA
- a CDS encoding FmdB family zinc ribbon protein has translation MPTYEYQCTNCGHIFEAFQAISEEPIRECPECSKPVKRLISGGTGIIFKGSGFYVNDSKKSSTSAKSTSNEKSKKDSAA, from the coding sequence ATGCCAACATACGAGTATCAGTGTACTAATTGCGGTCATATTTTCGAAGCTTTTCAGGCTATTTCGGAAGAGCCTATAAGGGAATGCCCTGAGTGTAGTAAGCCTGTAAAACGGCTTATAAGCGGCGGGACTGGTATTATATTTAAAGGCAGTGGCTTTTATGTGAATGATTCTAAGAAGTCCTCCACTAGTGCTAAGTCCACAAGCAATGAGAAATCCAAGAAGGATTCTGCAGCGTAG
- the thiI gene encoding tRNA uracil 4-sulfurtransferase ThiI, producing MEYVLLVKLGELTLKGNNRDFFINTLRSNLERALGNDFRLLYRHNRFYIPVETDEKARRAMDVLSKTAGIVKYSRAIACPRDMEQIKQYALKMAKEAIEKTKGRTFKIEAKRADKGFPLTSYELACELGSHIAQNIEDLTVRMTEPDWVIRVEIREQTYIYWQEEPAMGGLPVGVAGRGMLLLSGGIDSPVAGYLMAKRGLEIMAAYFHTYPYTSDDALNKVKELARILSIWTGKLTLFTVPFTETQLSINKNAARNEITLHMRAAMVETATILAQRNGALSLITGESLGQVASQTQESMRFTQHTTNLPVFRPLVGMDKEEIIKIARKIGTFETSTLPYDDCCTLFAPKRPMIRPNYEKTCHAYKNLELKELIQEAAEKSEKDTYRLGERI from the coding sequence ATGGAGTATGTGCTGCTTGTAAAACTAGGGGAGCTTACACTCAAGGGAAACAATAGAGATTTTTTTATCAATACATTGAGAAGCAATTTGGAGAGAGCACTCGGAAATGATTTTAGGCTTCTTTATAGACATAATCGTTTCTATATTCCTGTGGAGACAGATGAGAAAGCAAGACGGGCAATGGATGTACTGTCTAAGACAGCAGGAATAGTAAAATACAGCAGAGCTATTGCCTGCCCGCGTGATATGGAACAGATAAAACAATATGCACTAAAGATGGCAAAAGAAGCAATAGAAAAAACAAAAGGTAGAACTTTTAAAATAGAGGCAAAAAGAGCGGACAAAGGATTCCCCCTCACTTCTTACGAGCTTGCATGTGAGCTGGGAAGCCATATTGCACAGAACATAGAAGACCTCACAGTACGTATGACCGAACCGGATTGGGTCATCAGAGTAGAAATTAGAGAACAGACATATATCTACTGGCAGGAAGAGCCAGCTATGGGAGGACTTCCTGTAGGAGTAGCAGGACGGGGGATGCTCCTACTTTCTGGCGGTATAGATTCTCCGGTTGCCGGCTATCTCATGGCAAAACGTGGCCTTGAGATAATGGCAGCATATTTTCATACATATCCCTATACATCCGACGATGCCCTCAACAAGGTAAAAGAACTTGCAAGAATTCTGAGCATCTGGACAGGAAAACTTACACTATTTACCGTCCCATTTACAGAAACACAACTTTCGATCAATAAAAATGCTGCACGCAATGAGATAACTCTGCACATGCGAGCAGCCATGGTGGAGACCGCTACAATACTGGCACAAAGAAACGGCGCACTTAGCCTAATAACAGGAGAAAGCCTGGGACAAGTTGCAAGCCAAACACAAGAAAGCATGCGATTTACCCAGCACACAACAAACCTGCCTGTTTTCCGCCCCCTTGTAGGCATGGACAAAGAAGAAATCATAAAAATTGCAAGAAAAATCGGGACATTTGAGACATCAACCCTGCCCTATGACGATTGCTGTACACTATTTGCACCCAAAAGACCAATGATAAGACCGAATTATGAGAAAACCTGTCATGCATACAAAAATCTGGAACTAAAAGAACTCATACAAGAAGCAGCGGAAAAATCAGAAAAAGACACATACCGCCTAGGGGAAAGGATATAA
- a CDS encoding cysteine desulfurase family protein, with the protein MSVYLDWAATAIPYKEAIEEQTRVCSDFFGNPSSLHEPGRAARRLLDSCRSDIASMLSVRPEQLVFCSGATEANNIALLSVLTRRKRGHVIVSAIEHSSGYEPALLLSSMGYDVDFIRPDASGIISPVDIANRVREDTVLVSVMLVNNETGAIQPVREIVQAVRTVQRRNIHVHCDVVQASGKIAFNLTELGVDSASISAHKFGGVRGAGIMFAARQWDVLIRGGGQEQAMRPGTENVAAVAAMRRALEISEKEREKNSEHAIRLKKELIDGISNIKGAEFLPVEVTKKEKQYIPHILSVSFPPVPGEVLQRVLSDAGFYVSTGSACSSRARRNSRVMDAMGISDRISFSAIRISTGYLTTEADITEFLRFIKREIPLLMKIAR; encoded by the coding sequence ATGAGTGTTTATCTTGATTGGGCAGCCACTGCTATACCGTATAAAGAGGCAATCGAGGAACAGACTAGGGTCTGTTCAGACTTTTTTGGCAATCCGTCTTCTTTGCATGAGCCAGGAAGGGCTGCAAGACGCTTACTGGATTCTTGCAGAAGTGATATTGCATCTATGTTGTCTGTCCGGCCGGAGCAGCTTGTTTTTTGCTCCGGTGCTACGGAAGCCAATAATATTGCTCTTCTGTCCGTGCTTACAAGAAGAAAGAGAGGACATGTCATTGTGAGTGCCATAGAGCATTCTTCTGGTTATGAGCCCGCTTTGCTTCTTTCTTCCATGGGTTATGATGTGGATTTTATAAGGCCAGATGCATCAGGAATTATAAGCCCAGTAGATATTGCAAACAGGGTGCGTGAGGATACTGTTCTGGTTAGTGTGATGCTTGTCAATAACGAAACAGGTGCTATCCAACCCGTAAGGGAGATCGTACAAGCTGTCAGAACCGTGCAAAGGCGAAATATACATGTGCATTGCGATGTTGTTCAGGCCTCAGGCAAGATTGCATTCAATTTGACCGAGCTGGGGGTGGATTCCGCTTCTATTAGTGCACATAAGTTTGGCGGCGTACGAGGTGCCGGGATTATGTTTGCAGCACGCCAGTGGGACGTATTGATACGCGGGGGCGGACAGGAACAGGCTATGCGACCCGGCACGGAGAATGTTGCAGCTGTTGCCGCCATGCGCAGAGCTCTTGAGATAAGCGAGAAAGAACGCGAGAAGAATTCAGAACACGCGATACGCCTTAAGAAAGAGCTTATAGATGGGATAAGCAATATAAAGGGAGCAGAGTTTCTACCAGTCGAAGTTACAAAAAAAGAGAAACAATATATACCGCACATTCTCTCCGTAAGTTTTCCGCCTGTTCCAGGAGAGGTACTGCAACGAGTCTTAAGCGATGCGGGATTTTATGTATCTACAGGTTCTGCATGCTCTTCACGAGCAAGAAGAAATAGCAGGGTTATGGATGCGATGGGCATATCAGACAGAATATCATTTTCTGCCATAAGAATATCCACTGGCTACCTTACTACAGAAGCGGATATAACAGAGTTCTTAAGGTTCATAAAAAGGGAAATACCACTTCTTATGAAAATAGCAAGATAG